The following DNA comes from Chitinophaga nivalis.
GACCAATGCCAGTGTTTTTTCGGCCAGGGCAAAAAGTATCGGTCATTTCTAATCCAAGTTTTAAATCATAAGTAATAGCATATGCAGCCTATATTAAAGGTGGAGAACCTATCGCATAAGTATGCCAGTTCCTGGGCCATACGCGAAATAAATTTTGAGATCAATGATACCGGTGTTGTTGGATTGCTGGGTTCGAACGGAGCCGGTAAGTCTACCACGATGAATATCATCTGCGGCACCTTGCTGCAAACAGAGGGGAATGTTTCCATCAATGGGTTGAACATCAAAGAGGATCCTATTGCCTATAAAAAGCAGATCGGCTTTTTACCACAGCAGGCGCCCCTTTATATGGATTTTACCGTGCAGGAGTACCTGGAATATTCCGCACAGCTAAGGTTGATGGATAAGCGCCTGATTAAAAGGGCCGTGGAAGAAGTACTGGAGAAAACGTCTATTACGCAGATGAGGTCGCGCCTTATAAAGAATTTGTCGGGCGGATATCGCCAGCGGGTAGGTATCGCGCAATCCATCATCAATAAACCGAAGGTGGTGATTCTCGACGAGCCTACCAATGGTCTCGATCCGAATCAGATCATTGAAGCCAGGAAACTGATAAAAGAAATTGCGCAGGACCATGCGGTATTGTTGTCGTCGCATGTATTGTCTGAAGTGAACCTGCTCGCCAAAGAGATCATCATGATAGAAGCCGGGCAGGTCGTGTTTGCAGATACCCTCGATGCTTTCAATAATATCCTCCAGCCCAATACCATGGTGGCCAGAATGCTCCATATGCCTGCACCTGAAGAGCTAATGGCGATAGCAGATGTACAGAAAGTAGAGTTGCTGCCGGATAACAAATGCCGGATCTATTTCCAGCCCAACGACGATCTGGCGGAAAGAATTGTGAGGAAGAGCGCAGAGAAAAACTGGAGACTCACTGCTATTCACACGGAATCTTCCGGTATGGACGATGTATTCAAACAATTATCATCAAATTCTTCTTCAATCTTACACTAATGAAAGTAGTTTTTAATATAGCGCGGGCGGAATTACGGTATTTTTTCTTTTCACCGATCGCATGGTTTGTATTGATTTTATTCCTGATGTCCAGTGCGGGCATTATCATGGGGAATCTGTATGATACTGCGCTACAGCAGGACGCCATGCTTGAGTTGCAAGGGGATGCTTTCAGTGGGTTTCTGAATATGCCGCTGACCAGAACGGTGATCGGTAAGGGGCTTGATACGGTGCTGATGATTTTCTTTTTATTCATTCCGCTGCTGACCATGGGCGTAATCAACCGGGAATATGCAGCCGGGACCATTAAGTTGCTGCATTCGTCGCCTGTGAAAACACGCCAGATCATCCTGGGTAAGTTTCTGGGTGTGTACAGTTTTGTATGCCTGATGATCCTGATTTTCCTGGCAGAGGTAATCGTATTGACCTTTTCTATTAAGGATGCAGAGTTCCTGCATATCCTGGCGATGGTACTGGGCTTCTTTTTACTGGCGGCTATGTATGTGGCAGTAGGGATGTATATTTCCAGTTTAACTTCCTATCCGATTGTTGCCGGGATCGGAACATTTGTGGTACTGACCCTGTTCACCACGTTACGGATGCTGTTCCAGGGAACAGATTATGTGCGGGATGTCACCTATTTCCTTTCCAGCTCGGGGAGGGTAGAAAACTTACTGGCTGGCCTGATTACCACAAAGGACCTTATTTACTTCTTCAGTATTACTTCCCTTTTTATCATCTTCACCATCATCAAAACGAAATCCGTTACCGAGTCGAAATCATGGCGTGTATCGGCAGGCAGATACCTGTCGGTGTTTGCGATAACGGTGGTGATACTTGTTGTTACCTCTCTGCACGGGCTGATCGGCTATTGTGATGTGACGAGAGGAAAAGTAAATACGCTGCATGAAAATACCCAGGGCGTATTGAAGCAGCTGGACGGATCGCCGTTGAAGATAACGCTGTATACGAACCTGTTGGGGTATAATCTGGGGAGTGGGGTGCCTACTGCGCGCAATAGCTATCTGTGGAACTTCTGGGCCAGATACCGCCGCTTTTACAATAATATGGAGTTTGAGTATGTATATTATTACGATGTGAACAAGGGTGACAATTCCATATTTCAGACGTACCCGGGCAAATCGCTGGAAGAAATAGCGGAGAAGTATGCGGAAATGTATAAAACCGACCTCTCTATCTATAAAACACCCGCAGAAATCAGGCGCCTCATCGACCTGGAGTCCGAAGCAAAAGGCTTATTGATGCAGGTGGAGTATAAAGGGAAAAAGACATTCCTGAGAACGTACCTGGATCCGGAAGTTTTTCCAAGTGAAAGGCATGTTTCCGGCAGTCTGTTACGTTTAATGAATGATACAACGCCTACGTTTAAATTTCTGACAGGTCACTATGAGCGTTCGCCCCTTAAATCCGGTGAACGGGAGTATGGCAACCATACCGTCAATAAATCATCCAGGAATGCATTGATTAATATGGGATTGAATTTCGACACCATCCCGGCCCTGGGTTCCGGTAGATTTAATCCCGATGATGTACTGGTGATAGCTGATCCGAAATCAATATTGGATAAGGCCCTTATCGATAGCGTTAAACAGTATATCGACAACGGGGGGAACGCTATGTTTTATACTGAACCAGGCAAGCAGTTTATCATGAACCCGATTCTGAATCATGTGGGGGTAAATGCGGATGAAGGTACCATCGTAGCGCCGAATCCGCAGGATATGCCACACAAGTTTGCCGGATTGATTGCTAAGAAAGGTACGGACATGGCTGATGAGCAGCCGTTTTTCTACTTCAGAAACGGCCTGACGAATGCTTGCTATACCGCTATCATTGGCGCCAGTGTATTACGCTATTCTGATACCACAGGATTTAAGGTAGAACAGATTACCACTGTACATAACAATCCCAATACCTGGATAGAAAGAGGCTTGTTGGTAGTGGATTCTGCAGCGCCTGTATTCAATGCCGCGGAGGGGGACTACAGGACGGAAGCACCTTATCCTGTGGGCCTGCAGCTTACCCGCAAAATCGGTAACAAATTGCAGAAGATCATTATTTCCAGCGATGCGGACATGATGTCTGCGGCTAAAGGAGACGGAAAGGATTATGGCAATGCGTTCTACAGCTATACGGTTGATAACAGGTTCCCTGTTTACCATAATTTCAAAGTGCCCACCGATATACGGCTGACGATCAAAAAGGCCCCGGCCAAAACATGGAAGATGGTGCTGCAATATGTAGTACCTGCCTTTATCCTGGCCGCAGCTATCGTGATACTGATAAGAAGAAAACGCAAATAGCGGGTACTTTAATTGTTTCATAAAAAGTATAATTATGTATTTGCAGACAGATATGCAGACGATGGATGATCTGCGCTTGTTTTCGAAAGCAGACACACAGGGTATTTACGATATTTATAATCATTCATTTACCCGTGGTGGGCAAACCATTATGGAAGCCATGTTCAGGAAACCGCTGAACAACCGGGAAGCGATCCTCAAACGGATCAATACCATTACTGCTTTTGTGAACAGGAAGGCCTCTTTTCCTTTCGATGGAGCCATGTTGGATCAGGTAGAGAAATACATCTCTTTTGATGATAACCCGGATGGCGGAACAAAAGTATCGCTCAGCGAAAAGGAAGTACAGCATGGGGTTATGGCGATAATTAACCTTTTCCACACGCTCAGACAATATTTGGCATCAGCGGAAATGGGAACGGTAAAAGAGCTGGAGGAAGAACGGCTGGCGGCCATAGGGATATTGAATGCCCCGGCTTTTATACCTGTGTTTAATGCGCAGCCGAATGCCAGCATTTCATTCGCCGCCGTTACGGCTTTTGATGTGTTGATCCGTAGTAAGGAGAAACAGCAAGTGCTGCAATTACTGCATTTTATTTATCATATCGATGTATATATTTCAGTGGCGCAGGTAACCCTGA
Coding sequences within:
- a CDS encoding ABC transporter ATP-binding protein codes for the protein MQPILKVENLSHKYASSWAIREINFEINDTGVVGLLGSNGAGKSTTMNIICGTLLQTEGNVSINGLNIKEDPIAYKKQIGFLPQQAPLYMDFTVQEYLEYSAQLRLMDKRLIKRAVEEVLEKTSITQMRSRLIKNLSGGYRQRVGIAQSIINKPKVVILDEPTNGLDPNQIIEARKLIKEIAQDHAVLLSSHVLSEVNLLAKEIIMIEAGQVVFADTLDAFNNILQPNTMVARMLHMPAPEELMAIADVQKVELLPDNKCRIYFQPNDDLAERIVRKSAEKNWRLTAIHTESSGMDDVFKQLSSNSSSILH
- a CDS encoding ABC transporter permease subunit, whose product is MKVVFNIARAELRYFFFSPIAWFVLILFLMSSAGIIMGNLYDTALQQDAMLELQGDAFSGFLNMPLTRTVIGKGLDTVLMIFFLFIPLLTMGVINREYAAGTIKLLHSSPVKTRQIILGKFLGVYSFVCLMILIFLAEVIVLTFSIKDAEFLHILAMVLGFFLLAAMYVAVGMYISSLTSYPIVAGIGTFVVLTLFTTLRMLFQGTDYVRDVTYFLSSSGRVENLLAGLITTKDLIYFFSITSLFIIFTIIKTKSVTESKSWRVSAGRYLSVFAITVVILVVTSLHGLIGYCDVTRGKVNTLHENTQGVLKQLDGSPLKITLYTNLLGYNLGSGVPTARNSYLWNFWARYRRFYNNMEFEYVYYYDVNKGDNSIFQTYPGKSLEEIAEKYAEMYKTDLSIYKTPAEIRRLIDLESEAKGLLMQVEYKGKKTFLRTYLDPEVFPSERHVSGSLLRLMNDTTPTFKFLTGHYERSPLKSGEREYGNHTVNKSSRNALINMGLNFDTIPALGSGRFNPDDVLVIADPKSILDKALIDSVKQYIDNGGNAMFYTEPGKQFIMNPILNHVGVNADEGTIVAPNPQDMPHKFAGLIAKKGTDMADEQPFFYFRNGLTNACYTAIIGASVLRYSDTTGFKVEQITTVHNNPNTWIERGLLVVDSAAPVFNAAEGDYRTEAPYPVGLQLTRKIGNKLQKIIISSDADMMSAAKGDGKDYGNAFYSYTVDNRFPVYHNFKVPTDIRLTIKKAPAKTWKMVLQYVVPAFILAAAIVILIRRKRK